The following are encoded together in the Acinetobacter radioresistens DSM 6976 = NBRC 102413 = CIP 103788 genome:
- the nuoM gene encoding NADH-quinone oxidoreductase subunit M, with protein MENNLILPALILVPFIAGFICWLVDKLDQHLPRWIALIGMLVTLGLTIALWQTGTYDYSLGQKVPTWSAEFALPWIQTLGINIHLAVDGLSLLMVGLTALLGVLAVGCSWGEIQKNVGFFHLNLLWSLGGVIGVFLAIDMFLFFFFWEMMLVPIYFLIALWGHKGSNGRSRVYAATKFFIYTQVAGLIMLIGILGLVIYGYMMTGTINFSYNYLLGVANALDTQLPSVAYAFMICMFIGFAVKLPVFPLHGWLPDAHAQAPTAGSVDLAGILIKTAAYGLLRFVIPFFPAASADFANIAIIFGLIGIFYGAWCAFQQTDMKRLLAYTSISHMGFVLLALYAGNILTFQGLMIMMLAHGLSSAALFIMCGQIYERLHTRDMRLMGGIRGQFQYLPFFLMFFVAALVGIPGLGNFIGEFLILMGSYAKFPVFTILAAVSLVFAGLYGLILIHKALFGVPNEEQKQHYSHPLKDLNAREMVILLICALGLVWLGLYPQTFLDVSNSSMAWLANSYIPVQEVVDVTQQVSTQLENVEIQ; from the coding sequence ATGGAAAACAATTTAATTTTACCCGCGCTGATCCTTGTTCCGTTCATTGCAGGTTTTATTTGCTGGCTGGTCGACAAGCTCGACCAACATCTACCACGCTGGATTGCTTTAATTGGCATGCTCGTTACTTTGGGCCTGACCATTGCTCTTTGGCAGACTGGTACTTATGACTATAGCTTGGGCCAGAAGGTTCCAACCTGGTCTGCAGAGTTTGCACTACCTTGGATTCAAACCCTGGGTATCAATATTCATTTGGCAGTAGATGGACTTTCTTTACTCATGGTCGGCCTGACAGCACTTCTTGGTGTGCTGGCAGTAGGCTGTTCATGGGGTGAAATCCAGAAAAATGTTGGTTTCTTCCACCTGAACTTATTATGGTCTCTAGGTGGAGTCATCGGGGTATTTCTGGCTATCGACATGTTCCTGTTCTTCTTCTTCTGGGAGATGATGCTGGTGCCGATCTACTTCCTGATCGCACTTTGGGGACATAAAGGTTCAAATGGACGTTCGCGTGTTTATGCGGCAACCAAGTTCTTTATTTATACGCAGGTTGCAGGCCTGATCATGCTGATCGGTATTCTGGGGCTGGTGATTTACGGTTATATGATGACCGGTACCATCAACTTCAGCTATAACTATCTGCTGGGCGTTGCCAATGCACTGGACACTCAGCTGCCTTCAGTTGCATACGCATTTATGATCTGTATGTTTATCGGGTTTGCGGTCAAGTTGCCAGTATTCCCGTTACATGGCTGGTTACCAGATGCCCATGCTCAGGCGCCTACAGCAGGTTCGGTTGACCTTGCAGGGATCCTGATTAAGACTGCTGCTTATGGTTTGCTCCGTTTTGTTATTCCGTTCTTTCCGGCAGCATCTGCAGATTTTGCCAATATCGCTATTATCTTTGGTTTGATCGGTATTTTTTACGGCGCATGGTGTGCTTTCCAGCAAACAGACATGAAGCGTCTGCTGGCTTACACTTCCATTTCGCACATGGGTTTTGTGTTATTGGCGCTATATGCCGGTAATATCCTGACCTTCCAGGGTCTGATGATCATGATGCTGGCTCATGGTTTGTCGTCTGCTGCATTGTTTATTATGTGTGGCCAGATTTATGAGCGTCTGCATACACGTGATATGCGTCTGATGGGCGGTATTCGCGGTCAGTTCCAGTATCTGCCATTCTTCCTGATGTTCTTCGTGGCAGCGTTAGTCGGTATTCCTGGTTTGGGTAACTTCATCGGTGAGTTCCTGATCCTGATGGGTTCTTATGCAAAATTCCCAGTATTTACAATTCTTGCAGCAGTCAGTCTGGTATTTGCCGGTCTGTACGGTTTAATCCTGATTCACAAAGCTTTATTTGGTGTGCCAAATGAAGAACAAAAGCAGCATTATTCACATCCATTAAAAGATCTGAATGCTCGTGAAATGGTAATTCTGTTGATCTGTGCGCTAGGTCTAGTCTGGCTTGGTCTCTATCCACAAACTTTCCTTGATGTGTCCAACTCAAGTATGGCGTGGTTAGCAAATAGCTACATTCCTGTTCAAGAAGTCGTTGATGTCACCCAGCAGGTGTCGACTCAACTCGAAAATGTGGAGATCCAATAA
- the nuoL gene encoding NADH-quinone oxidoreductase subunit L, whose protein sequence is MSYLYLTVLFPLIGFLLLAAGRDKLSENISAVIGAGSVGLSALIALIAGIEFVGNGSVAQAQHLWTWFSVGTFAPGISLHLDGLSLLMTGMITGVGFLIHIFASWYMRGEEGYARFFSYFNLFVASMLLLVLGDNLALLFLGWEGVGLCSYLLIGFYYSNPANGWAAIKAFTVTRVGDVFLLIALFLLYQQFGTLNIQYIVANAAQVMTLSSSLSIWTALMLFLGAAGKSAQIPLQTWLADAMAGPTPVSALIHAATMVTAGVYLTCRMFAVMEMAPEVMQFISITGAVTLLVAGFAALVQTDIKRILAYSTMSQLGYMFMAVGAEAYQAGLFHMLAHAFFKALLFLSSGAVILACHHEQNIFKMGGLRKKIPFVFWCFVIGGGALAALPIVTVGFFSKDAILGAVYAQSAMSNLPLYNTLYWVGVVGAFLTSIYTFRLIWVVFFGEEKTHAHEIKGVTYWGPLAILAALSTGLGYFLQGPVNKLLATAIPAFSIPETLEDAVAHAEHLASGVAIAGLIVGIILFAFAYNVVKSIAHTSFGTGIANIWRNAFGFDALYHLVFVKPYLLIAKIMGRDPIDSLWLVLPALVKSGNSFTSSRQTGLLREYASSMSLGVVVLLMILIVIQVVGK, encoded by the coding sequence ATGAGCTATTTATATTTGACAGTATTATTCCCGCTAATCGGTTTTCTCTTGTTGGCGGCGGGACGCGATAAGCTTTCTGAAAATATCTCTGCAGTAATCGGTGCAGGCTCAGTAGGCCTGTCTGCTCTGATCGCACTGATTGCTGGTATAGAGTTTGTAGGTAATGGTTCAGTGGCTCAGGCTCAGCATTTGTGGACCTGGTTCAGTGTTGGTACATTTGCTCCTGGCATTAGTCTACATCTGGATGGTCTATCTTTACTGATGACCGGTATGATTACTGGGGTAGGTTTTCTGATCCATATCTTTGCTTCGTGGTATATGCGTGGTGAAGAAGGTTATGCACGCTTTTTCTCTTACTTCAACCTGTTTGTAGCAAGCATGTTGTTGTTAGTACTTGGCGATAACCTGGCACTTTTATTCTTGGGCTGGGAAGGCGTGGGCCTGTGTTCATATCTGCTGATCGGTTTTTATTATTCGAATCCTGCTAATGGCTGGGCGGCAATTAAAGCCTTTACCGTGACTCGTGTAGGTGACGTATTCCTGCTGATTGCATTATTCCTGCTTTATCAACAGTTCGGAACATTAAATATCCAGTATATCGTGGCAAATGCAGCTCAGGTCATGACTCTAAGCTCGTCACTATCTATCTGGACTGCGTTAATGTTATTCCTTGGAGCAGCCGGTAAATCTGCACAGATACCACTGCAAACCTGGCTTGCAGATGCAATGGCAGGTCCAACACCTGTTTCTGCACTGATCCATGCCGCTACTATGGTAACCGCAGGTGTCTACCTAACCTGCCGTATGTTTGCTGTAATGGAAATGGCACCAGAAGTGATGCAGTTTATCTCCATTACTGGTGCGGTTACTTTGCTGGTTGCTGGTTTTGCTGCCTTGGTACAGACCGATATCAAACGTATTCTGGCTTACTCAACTATGAGTCAGTTGGGTTATATGTTTATGGCGGTTGGTGCAGAAGCTTATCAAGCAGGGCTGTTCCACATGCTGGCACATGCTTTCTTTAAAGCATTACTGTTCCTGTCTTCAGGTGCAGTGATTCTGGCTTGTCATCATGAACAGAATATTTTCAAAATGGGTGGCTTACGCAAGAAAATTCCATTTGTGTTCTGGTGCTTTGTTATTGGTGGTGGTGCACTGGCAGCGTTACCAATTGTGACCGTGGGCTTCTTCTCTAAAGATGCGATCCTTGGTGCAGTTTATGCACAGTCAGCCATGTCCAACCTGCCACTTTATAATACATTGTACTGGGTAGGGGTAGTGGGTGCTTTCCTCACTTCAATTTATACATTCCGCTTGATCTGGGTAGTATTCTTTGGTGAAGAGAAGACTCATGCGCATGAAATCAAGGGAGTGACCTATTGGGGTCCGCTGGCAATCCTTGCAGCGTTGTCAACCGGTTTGGGTTACTTCTTGCAAGGTCCAGTAAATAAGCTTCTGGCTACAGCTATTCCTGCATTTAGTATTCCTGAAACACTGGAAGATGCGGTTGCACATGCCGAGCATCTAGCAAGCGGTGTTGCAATTGCTGGTCTGATCGTGGGAATTATCCTGTTTGCTTTTGCTTACAATGTCGTAAAAAGCATTGCCCATACATCGTTTGGTACAGGTATTGCCAATATCTGGCGTAATGCTTTTGGCTTCGATGCCCTTTATCATCTTGTTTTTGTAAAACCATATTTGCTCATCGCGAAGATCATGGGTCGTGATCCGATTGACAGTCTGTGGCTGGTTCTGCCTGCGCTAGTTAAAAGCGGCAACAGCTTTACAAGTTCTCGTCAAACCGGTTTGCTACGTGAATACGCATCTAGCATGTCACTCGGGGTAGTGGTGTTGCTGATGATCCTGATCGTGATTCAGGTAGTGGGGAAATAA
- a CDS encoding mechanosensitive ion channel, whose translation MNDYYAGGARGPGFDAMYYWDQFHPIIAAVVILILGWIIALVIAAGVKKLLQKMNTNHKLSNAAGHTTTTGTSPNYEGLFSRIVFWFILIIAIIAALNVLNINSVSGPFSNMISQVLVFIPNLIAAIAVGFIGWLVARLVRTGLTKVLARTQLDEKLSNDVGVSPISKNIADIIYWLILLLFLPIVLSILGLDGLLVPVQNLVNKAALYIPNIFMAAIILFAGYILAKIVRGIVEGLVNSLDLQTQVQKVGLFKNSNLPGFLGSFVFAIIMITALIVAFEALGIQSISQPATAMLYEIMNAIPHIIAAGLILILAYIVSRFVGRLVAELIAGTGADELPAKVGVQRFMGNAKVSSIVGYLIVFFTMLFALSEAANRLGFEQVSALIAMFIYFGANILLGAVILVVGFWLANIVANVVERGEYNSSRWLGCLVRVLIMGLVIAMGLRAMGIADSIVNLAFGLTLGAVAVAFALAFGLGGRQPAERVLTDLIDKAKREANHPNPLRNNDSGTTSSTMTSTTGSFAAAHTPATSPSMTSSQGTDTSAAKSSELSMDGASSQVTDSTTKTAENGTFMPDTDNDTNAPMRTDLSNTTPATLTTAPYGDNEASGIDQVTPDSVGVNPVNPPTNNPFGSTGEAEPNVDANKNPEKKDDQK comes from the coding sequence ATGAATGATTACTATGCTGGAGGAGCCCGAGGTCCGGGTTTTGATGCAATGTACTATTGGGATCAATTCCATCCCATTATTGCGGCGGTTGTGATATTAATTCTGGGCTGGATTATTGCATTGGTCATTGCTGCCGGAGTTAAAAAGCTTCTGCAAAAAATGAATACCAATCATAAATTATCTAATGCAGCAGGGCACACTACAACTACAGGAACGTCTCCGAATTATGAGGGACTTTTCTCACGTATTGTATTCTGGTTTATTTTAATTATTGCCATTATTGCTGCTTTAAATGTTCTGAATATCAATAGCGTCAGCGGTCCGTTTAGTAATATGATCAGTCAAGTGCTGGTATTTATTCCTAATCTGATTGCAGCAATCGCGGTAGGCTTTATTGGCTGGCTGGTAGCACGTCTGGTGCGTACCGGTTTAACCAAAGTACTGGCCCGTACACAACTTGATGAAAAGTTGAGTAATGATGTCGGTGTAAGTCCTATCAGTAAAAATATTGCTGATATCATTTACTGGTTAATCCTTTTACTGTTCCTGCCAATTGTCCTTTCTATTCTGGGACTGGATGGCCTCTTGGTGCCAGTTCAAAACCTGGTTAATAAAGCTGCGCTATATATTCCTAATATATTCATGGCAGCTATCATCCTGTTTGCAGGCTACATTCTGGCCAAAATTGTTCGTGGTATTGTAGAAGGTCTGGTTAACAGCCTTGACTTGCAGACTCAGGTACAAAAAGTAGGTTTATTTAAAAATTCTAATTTACCTGGATTCCTTGGTTCATTCGTGTTTGCAATCATTATGATTACAGCACTGATTGTAGCTTTTGAAGCATTAGGTATACAAAGTATTTCTCAACCTGCAACTGCGATGCTCTATGAAATCATGAACGCAATTCCGCATATTATTGCTGCGGGCCTGATTCTGATTCTGGCATACATTGTGTCACGCTTTGTCGGTCGTCTGGTTGCTGAACTGATTGCCGGTACAGGTGCAGATGAACTACCAGCTAAGGTTGGTGTTCAGCGTTTCATGGGTAATGCCAAAGTATCCAGTATTGTTGGTTACCTAATTGTATTCTTCACTATGCTGTTTGCTCTGTCTGAAGCAGCAAACCGTCTTGGTTTTGAGCAGGTCAGCGCGCTGATTGCCATGTTCATTTACTTTGGTGCCAATATCCTGCTAGGTGCAGTAATTTTGGTAGTAGGTTTCTGGCTGGCCAATATAGTAGCGAATGTTGTTGAACGTGGTGAATACAATAGTTCACGTTGGTTAGGTTGCCTGGTTCGTGTATTAATCATGGGTCTGGTAATTGCTATGGGTCTACGTGCAATGGGCATTGCCGACTCTATTGTAAACCTTGCCTTCGGTCTGACTCTGGGTGCTGTGGCAGTAGCATTTGCTCTAGCCTTTGGTTTAGGTGGACGCCAACCGGCTGAACGTGTTTTGACTGACTTGATTGATAAAGCGAAACGTGAGGCGAACCATCCAAATCCTTTACGTAATAATGACTCCGGTACTACCAGTTCAACAATGACTTCAACCACTGGTTCATTTGCAGCTGCTCACACCCCTGCAACTAGCCCGTCAATGACTTCATCTCAAGGTACAGATACTTCAGCTGCTAAATCATCTGAATTATCTATGGACGGGGCTTCGTCCCAGGTAACTGACAGCACAACTAAAACTGCGGAGAATGGAACTTTTATGCCAGATACCGATAATGATACCAATGCGCCAATGCGTACTGATTTGTCAAATACTACTCCGGCGACATTAACGACTGCACCATATGGTGATAATGAAGCCTCTGGCATTGATCAGGTTACGCCTGATTCAGTAGGGGTTAATCCAGTAAATCCGCCTACTAATAATCCATTTGGCTCTACAGGTGAAGCTGAGCCGAATGTAGATGCTAACAAAAATCCAGAAAAGAAAGATGATCAAAAATAA
- the upp gene encoding uracil phosphoribosyltransferase — MPIQEIRHPLIRHKIGLLRRADISTKNFRELAQEVTMLLTYEATQDLPVVDHEIAGWAGPVTTQRIAGKKITVVPILRAGIGMLDGFLNLIPSAKVSVLGLERDEETLEARTYYKKLVPDVQNRIAMIIDPMLATGASLVAAIDVLKASGCKDIRVMVLVAAPEGIKKVEDAHPDVRIFTASIDEGLNAQGYIVPGLGDAGDKIFGSVQKD; from the coding sequence GTGCCCATTCAAGAAATCCGACATCCATTAATCCGTCATAAAATTGGTCTTTTGCGTCGTGCCGATATCAGCACCAAGAATTTCCGTGAACTGGCTCAGGAAGTTACTATGCTGCTGACTTATGAAGCAACACAGGATCTGCCAGTAGTTGACCATGAAATCGCAGGATGGGCAGGACCAGTTACAACTCAACGTATTGCCGGTAAAAAAATTACCGTAGTACCAATTTTACGTGCCGGCATTGGTATGCTGGATGGTTTTTTAAACCTGATTCCGAGCGCCAAAGTTTCTGTATTGGGGCTTGAACGTGATGAAGAAACATTAGAAGCGCGGACTTACTATAAGAAACTGGTTCCAGATGTACAAAATCGTATCGCCATGATTATTGATCCAATGCTGGCCACAGGTGCTTCGCTAGTGGCTGCAATTGATGTCCTTAAAGCCAGTGGCTGTAAAGATATCCGGGTGATGGTCCTAGTTGCAGCGCCTGAAGGAATCAAGAAAGTAGAAGATGCTCATCCAGATGTGCGTATTTTTACTGCTTCAATTGATGAAGGACTAAATGCACAGGGGTACATTGTGCCGGGTTTAGGGGACGCAGGCGACAAGATTTTTGGTTCAGTACAAAAAGACTAA
- the gigC gene encoding LysR family transcriptional regulator GigC: MRMTLRQLAVFVAVAQEGTVTRASDAVKLTQSAASMALADLEDGLGAPLFDRLGKRLQLNDLGRFLLPQALEILGRCESFEQAAKGELQSIDLRLGATLTISDYLMPDLMAGFLQLQPQAHLQLQVGNTRQMIEAVNQFQLDLALIEGSCHLPQLQCIHWRDDELAVCCAPDHPLAQHKQPLSQKDFLNAEWILREEGSGTREVFDNSILQDLPDANIRLTLGHNEAILKIVAGGMGVSCISRLAIEPLREKGQLVILDTPFWQLTRPLFMLVHRQKYQGPGLKAFMRFCEER, translated from the coding sequence ATGCGTATGACATTACGCCAGCTGGCGGTTTTTGTAGCAGTTGCTCAAGAGGGTACCGTCACCCGGGCAAGCGATGCCGTAAAACTGACTCAAAGTGCAGCCAGTATGGCACTGGCAGATCTGGAAGATGGTTTGGGTGCCCCCCTGTTTGACCGCTTAGGTAAACGTCTACAACTGAATGATCTGGGACGTTTCTTGCTTCCGCAAGCTTTAGAAATACTAGGTCGTTGTGAGTCTTTTGAACAGGCTGCTAAAGGTGAACTACAAAGTATTGATTTGCGTCTGGGTGCGACCTTAACGATCAGTGATTATTTAATGCCTGATCTGATGGCTGGCTTCTTGCAGCTTCAGCCCCAAGCTCATCTACAGCTTCAGGTAGGTAATACCCGCCAGATGATTGAAGCTGTAAATCAGTTTCAGCTGGATTTGGCACTCATTGAAGGCTCATGCCATTTACCCCAACTGCAATGTATCCATTGGCGTGATGATGAGCTTGCTGTCTGCTGTGCACCTGATCATCCATTGGCACAGCATAAACAACCGCTGAGTCAGAAAGATTTTTTAAATGCTGAGTGGATTTTGCGTGAAGAAGGTTCAGGTACCCGTGAAGTATTTGATAATAGTATTTTGCAGGATCTACCTGATGCAAACATCCGTTTAACGCTTGGGCATAATGAAGCCATTTTAAAAATAGTTGCTGGTGGTATGGGGGTTTCCTGTATTTCCAGACTAGCTATTGAGCCTCTTCGTGAAAAAGGTCAGTTAGTCATACTAGATACACCCTTCTGGCAGTTAACGCGCCCTCTTTTTATGCTGGTTCACCGCCAGAAATATCAGGGTCCGGGTTTAAAAGCATTTATGCGATTTTGTGAAGAGAGATAA
- a CDS encoding flagellar basal body-associated FliL family protein, producing the protein MQHDFNKPPHTNGPQDTVKKNRLPIYILIAVGIFLAALVVYMIGDRDPDSSEAPPQHPNAEMEQASMNNTTPAVAGNTEATAVDSTATDTGGTAAAHDTGTGSAHGQ; encoded by the coding sequence ATGCAACACGATTTTAATAAACCGCCTCATACTAATGGCCCACAGGATACGGTAAAAAAAAACCGTTTACCTATTTATATTCTTATTGCGGTAGGTATTTTTCTGGCGGCTTTAGTGGTTTATATGATTGGCGACCGTGATCCGGATTCTTCTGAGGCTCCGCCACAGCATCCTAATGCAGAAATGGAACAAGCTTCCATGAACAATACAACCCCAGCAGTAGCCGGTAATACCGAAGCGACGGCAGTAGACAGTACGGCAACAGATACTGGCGGTACAGCAGCAGCTCATGATACCGGTACTGGCTCTGCCCATGGTCAATAA
- the nuoJ gene encoding NADH-quinone oxidoreductase subunit J: MWPFYLMALVAIISTIRVVTNTNPVHALLSLIVSLLAVAGIFLIVGAPFAGALEVIVYAGAIMVLFVFVVMMLNLGQQTMEQERKWLNSSAWAYPALMSFLMGLILVWMLGGEYTTAGATLGREVIGPKAVGQSLFTHYLLLVEVAAMLLLASLVAAFHIGRREPGAEEENNNG; the protein is encoded by the coding sequence ATGTGGCCATTTTATCTAATGGCTCTTGTGGCCATTATCTCGACGATTCGTGTGGTAACCAACACCAATCCGGTACACGCTTTACTCAGCCTGATTGTTTCACTTCTGGCAGTAGCAGGTATTTTTCTGATCGTAGGTGCGCCGTTTGCTGGTGCACTTGAAGTGATCGTTTATGCAGGCGCTATTATGGTGCTGTTCGTGTTCGTGGTTATGATGCTGAATCTGGGGCAGCAAACCATGGAGCAGGAGCGTAAATGGTTAAACTCATCTGCCTGGGCCTACCCGGCACTGATGTCATTCCTGATGGGGCTGATTTTAGTGTGGATGCTCGGTGGTGAATACACTACTGCAGGTGCTACGCTCGGCCGTGAAGTTATCGGACCCAAGGCTGTAGGTCAGTCACTCTTTACACATTATTTATTATTGGTTGAGGTTGCCGCAATGCTGCTTCTGGCTTCGCTGGTTGCTGCATTCCATATTGGTCGACGTGAACCGGGTGCAGAAGAGGAAAACAATAATGGGTAA
- the nuoK gene encoding NADH-quinone oxidoreductase subunit NuoK has protein sequence MGNIPLEHGLIVATILFALGFYGVMVRRNLLFMLMSLEVMMNAAALAFVLAGSAWAQPDGQIMFILILTLAAAEACIGLAIVLQFYHRFHHLDVDAASEMRG, from the coding sequence ATGGGTAACATCCCTCTAGAACATGGTTTGATTGTCGCAACCATTCTTTTTGCACTGGGCTTTTATGGTGTAATGGTACGACGTAACCTTTTGTTTATGTTAATGAGCCTTGAAGTCATGATGAATGCAGCAGCATTGGCATTTGTATTGGCGGGTAGTGCCTGGGCACAGCCGGATGGACAGATTATGTTTATCCTGATTTTGACCTTGGCAGCAGCAGAGGCTTGTATCGGTCTCGCGATCGTCCTTCAGTTTTATCATCGCTTCCATCATCTGGATGTGGATGCTGCTAGTGAGATGCGCGGATGA
- a CDS encoding ferredoxin--NADP reductase: MSIEKFTQEKVLSVQRWTSNLFSFTLTRPAHFKFTAGQFARIGLKVGDELIVRAYSIVSSPFDETLEFFSIVVPDGAFTSQLQYLKVNDELYLEKIPYGYLTLARYQLPLPKDLWLLATGTGLAPFLSMLQDFETWTKYQSIQLVYSVRTEAELAYLDRIQEMAKIFGEGHQGFHFIPVITRDPNARLHERLPVLIENGALEAAAGLQFNPETSHVMLCGNPQMVEDTKEALKRRGLSMNRRGEGNIAVENYW, from the coding sequence ATGTCAATTGAAAAATTTACTCAGGAAAAAGTTTTATCAGTACAGCGCTGGACCTCTAACCTGTTCAGTTTTACGCTGACACGACCTGCACATTTCAAGTTTACTGCCGGCCAGTTTGCGCGTATAGGCTTAAAAGTTGGAGATGAGCTGATCGTACGCGCTTATTCAATTGTTTCTTCACCTTTTGATGAAACTCTGGAATTTTTCTCGATTGTTGTGCCTGACGGGGCTTTTACTTCTCAGCTACAGTACCTGAAAGTAAATGACGAGCTGTATCTGGAAAAGATTCCTTATGGATATCTGACTTTGGCACGTTATCAGTTGCCACTGCCTAAAGATCTATGGCTGCTTGCCACAGGAACTGGTCTGGCGCCGTTTCTATCAATGCTACAGGATTTTGAAACTTGGACTAAATATCAGTCAATTCAGCTGGTCTACAGTGTACGTACAGAGGCCGAGTTAGCTTATCTAGACCGCATTCAGGAAATGGCCAAAATATTTGGGGAAGGGCATCAAGGCTTTCATTTTATACCAGTTATCACCCGTGACCCAAATGCCCGATTACATGAACGTTTGCCCGTACTTATTGAAAATGGTGCACTGGAAGCTGCGGCAGGGCTGCAATTTAACCCTGAGACCAGTCATGTAATGCTTTGTGGTAATCCGCAAATGGTAGAAGATACCAAGGAGGCACTGAAACGGCGTGGGCTCAGTATGAATCGTCGGGGTGAGGGAAATATTGCGGTGGAAAATTACTGGTAA
- the nuoN gene encoding NADH-quinone oxidoreductase subunit NuoN gives MNFTMSFSELMPLAPVMIVALTAIVVMILTAIKRNHNLIATATVVGLNLSVIYILMEMFGGHFVPANVMGMFMVDPFTMLYQLLILIAALACSTLSHAYIETYKSNREELYILLLTSVVGAMLMVSSSHYASFFISLELMSIPVYGLLAYTHQRARSLESGVKYLVLSATASAMLLMGMAYIYAYTGSLSFYDSVQALMQAIQQPMVIIGLGLIIFAIAFKLSLAPFHKWTPDVYAGAPAPMATFLATAAKVATIGLFVRYILTSGAILIESLVTIITIIAVLSILVGNLLAVRQVNLKRILGYSSISHFGYLLIALVSMTYVSLGSVSVYVITYVLTTIGAFGAVALMSSPYNNLDEAESLADYRGLFWRRPVLTATLTVMMLSLAGIPLTAGFIGKFLVVMAAVTTQHWFLAAMVIVGSGIGLYYYLRVMVVMYMTPPETPRIDADKHWGQKVGGLMVLGAAVLVLFLGIYPDPMIKLALQAEILSPIHFMLSQQ, from the coding sequence ATGAACTTCACAATGTCATTTTCCGAGCTTATGCCATTAGCTCCTGTGATGATCGTGGCCTTAACTGCGATCGTGGTAATGATCCTCACGGCAATCAAACGTAACCATAACTTGATTGCTACTGCCACAGTAGTGGGTTTAAACCTGTCCGTCATCTATATCCTGATGGAAATGTTCGGTGGTCATTTTGTACCGGCGAATGTTATGGGCATGTTTATGGTTGATCCATTTACCATGCTGTACCAGTTACTGATCTTGATCGCTGCACTGGCCTGTTCAACACTGTCTCATGCTTATATCGAGACCTATAAGAGTAACCGTGAAGAGCTGTATATTCTGCTACTGACTTCAGTGGTTGGTGCAATGCTGATGGTTTCAAGCAGTCACTATGCATCTTTCTTTATCAGCCTCGAACTGATGTCAATTCCGGTTTACGGTTTGCTGGCCTATACACATCAGCGCGCCCGTTCTCTTGAATCTGGTGTGAAGTACCTGGTGCTGTCAGCTACTGCTTCAGCTATGCTACTGATGGGTATGGCATATATCTATGCTTATACTGGCTCACTGTCATTCTATGACTCTGTACAGGCACTCATGCAGGCAATCCAGCAACCAATGGTAATTATTGGTCTGGGACTGATTATCTTTGCTATTGCATTTAAACTATCGCTGGCGCCATTTCATAAATGGACGCCTGATGTTTATGCAGGTGCACCAGCACCGATGGCAACCTTCCTTGCTACCGCAGCAAAAGTAGCAACTATTGGCCTGTTTGTGCGCTATATACTCACTTCAGGTGCGATCCTGATTGAGTCACTAGTGACTATTATTACCATTATTGCAGTTTTATCGATTCTGGTCGGTAACCTGCTGGCAGTTCGTCAAGTAAACTTAAAGCGCATTCTAGGTTATTCATCGATTTCGCATTTCGGTTATCTGCTGATTGCACTGGTCAGCATGACCTATGTAAGTCTGGGCAGTGTAAGCGTTTATGTGATTACTTATGTATTAACTACGATCGGCGCTTTCGGTGCTGTTGCCCTGATGTCGAGTCCATATAATAATCTGGATGAAGCTGAATCACTGGCAGATTACCGAGGTCTGTTCTGGCGCCGTCCGGTTCTGACTGCAACCTTAACTGTCATGATGCTGTCTTTAGCCGGTATTCCGTTGACTGCAGGCTTTATTGGTAAGTTTCTTGTAGTTATGGCAGCAGTTACTACCCAGCACTGGTTCTTGGCTGCAATGGTGATTGTAGGTTCAGGTATTGGTCTATATTACTACCTGCGTGTAATGGTGGTTATGTATATGACGCCGCCTGAGACACCGCGTATCGATGCAGATAAGCACTGGGGCCAGAAAGTCGGCGGTTTAATGGTTCTTGGTGCAGCTGTGCTGGTATTGTTCCTGGGTATCTATCCAGATCCGATGATCAAGCTTGCGCTCCAAGCCGAGATTTTATCTCCAATCCACTTCATGTTAAGTCAGCAATAA